The following are from one region of the Cloacibacillus sp. An23 genome:
- the purF gene encoding amidophosphoribosyltransferase: MSGIFGAYSVKNKTVLEEIYLGLYALQHRGQESAGIAWARGGHAASARGFGLLHNAIDQHKLSLEEANCAIGHVRYVPLESQQLHNVLPVCANYARGPIAIAHDGLITNVGELKSQLEARGAIFQSATNSEAILHMVAQKSHMEPVDAIVDALKRLEGSYAIAVLLEDALVAARDPYGFKPLVLGERDGTYYAASESCALDIVGAKLLRDVEPGEIVIIDRRGMKSLRVRHERPSRCMHCSFEYVYTARPDSIIDGRSVYEARKEMGRRLALKAPCANADLVAGMPDSGTIAAIGYAQAAGAPFEMAVVRNRYVGRTFIQPTQKVRELGVKIKLNPIAELFRDRRAVIVDDSIVRGTTAERIVTMIRSCGAGEVHLRIASPPVLHPCRYGIDTRKEETLAAVRMTLTELCRKVGADSLDYLTEEDLVAAIGLPEDRLCTACFSGKYLEKY; encoded by the coding sequence ATGAGCGGTATTTTCGGCGCTTACAGCGTCAAGAACAAAACGGTACTCGAAGAGATCTATCTCGGCCTATACGCGCTTCAGCACCGCGGACAGGAGTCGGCGGGCATAGCTTGGGCGCGCGGCGGGCACGCGGCCTCGGCGCGCGGCTTCGGGCTTCTCCACAATGCGATAGACCAGCACAAACTCTCGCTTGAGGAGGCGAACTGCGCGATAGGCCACGTCCGCTACGTGCCGCTTGAAAGCCAGCAGCTCCACAACGTGCTGCCGGTCTGCGCGAACTACGCGCGCGGCCCGATAGCGATAGCCCATGACGGCCTCATTACCAACGTCGGCGAGCTGAAGTCGCAGCTCGAGGCGCGCGGCGCGATATTCCAGTCCGCGACGAACTCCGAAGCGATACTGCACATGGTAGCGCAGAAGTCGCACATGGAGCCGGTCGACGCCATCGTAGACGCTCTGAAGCGCCTCGAGGGCTCCTATGCGATAGCCGTCCTGCTCGAGGACGCGCTCGTCGCGGCGCGCGACCCCTACGGCTTCAAGCCGCTCGTTCTCGGCGAACGCGACGGAACGTACTACGCGGCCTCCGAATCATGCGCGCTCGACATCGTCGGAGCAAAGCTGCTGCGCGACGTAGAGCCCGGCGAGATAGTGATAATAGACAGACGCGGCATGAAAAGCCTGCGCGTCCGTCACGAACGCCCCTCACGCTGTATGCACTGCTCGTTCGAGTACGTCTACACGGCGCGCCCGGACAGCATAATCGACGGGCGCTCGGTCTACGAGGCGCGCAAGGAGATGGGCCGCCGTCTCGCGCTGAAGGCGCCGTGCGCGAACGCAGACCTCGTCGCCGGAATGCCGGACAGCGGCACGATAGCGGCGATAGGCTACGCGCAGGCTGCCGGAGCGCCGTTTGAGATGGCGGTCGTACGCAACCGCTACGTCGGGCGCACTTTCATACAGCCTACGCAGAAAGTGCGCGAGCTAGGCGTCAAGATAAAGCTTAACCCGATAGCGGAGCTTTTCAGAGACAGGCGCGCCGTCATAGTCGACGACTCGATAGTCCGCGGTACGACGGCGGAACGCATCGTAACGATGATAAGAAGCTGCGGCGCGGGCGAGGTGCATCTGCGCATAGCCTCGCCGCCCGTGCTCCACCCCTGCCGCTACGGCATCGACACGCGCAAGGAGGAGACCCTCGCAGCGGTGCGCATGACTCTCACGGAGCTCTGCCGCAAGGTCGGCGCGGACTCGCTCGATTATCTGACCGAGGAAGACCTCGTCGCCGCGATCGGTCTGCCGGAGGACCGTCTCTGCACGGCCTGCTTCAGCGGCAAATATCTCGAAAAATATTAA
- the purM gene encoding phosphoribosylformylglycinamidine cyclo-ligase — translation MGKLSYEKSGVSISGGDAWVETIKSLLAKHPKDKNCVGGVGGFAGLYRIGGGKCLAGCTDGVGTKLELAKATGLYRGLGQDLVAMNVNDLVTVGARPLFFLDYAACGRLDEKILAPIVDGVISACEESLCALLGGETAEMPGVYAPDGFDLAGFAVGIVDEDKIIDGGDIQEGNLLVGIESSGIHSNGYSLVRSALGKDGLNVALDSTPEGWDETVAEAVMRPTRLYVKAALAAIETGVVRGMAHITGGGMYGNVIRVIPKHLDINVDFCSWKRPKVFDLVQSAGIDEEEMRKVFNLGIGFVFIIDPKDLKTLEEALEKLGEHPAVIGEVIKCSAPRE, via the coding sequence TTGGGCAAGCTCAGCTACGAGAAATCAGGAGTAAGCATCTCAGGCGGCGACGCGTGGGTCGAGACGATAAAGTCCCTCCTCGCCAAGCATCCCAAGGATAAAAACTGCGTCGGCGGAGTCGGCGGCTTCGCCGGCCTTTACAGAATAGGCGGCGGCAAATGCCTCGCAGGCTGCACCGACGGCGTAGGCACGAAGCTCGAGCTCGCTAAGGCGACCGGCCTCTACCGCGGCCTCGGGCAGGACCTCGTCGCGATGAACGTCAACGACCTCGTCACGGTAGGCGCGCGCCCGCTGTTCTTCCTCGACTACGCCGCATGCGGCAGACTCGACGAAAAAATACTCGCCCCGATAGTCGACGGCGTGATAAGCGCCTGCGAGGAAAGCCTCTGCGCGCTGCTCGGCGGCGAAACGGCGGAGATGCCCGGCGTCTACGCACCGGACGGCTTCGACCTCGCCGGATTCGCGGTCGGCATAGTGGACGAAGACAAAATAATCGACGGCGGCGACATCCAGGAAGGAAACCTGCTCGTCGGCATTGAAAGCTCCGGCATACACAGCAACGGCTACAGCCTCGTGCGCAGCGCGCTCGGCAAAGACGGTTTGAACGTAGCTCTCGACTCCACGCCTGAAGGCTGGGACGAAACGGTAGCCGAAGCAGTCATGCGTCCGACGCGCCTCTACGTCAAGGCGGCGCTCGCCGCTATAGAGACGGGAGTCGTGCGCGGCATGGCCCACATCACTGGCGGCGGCATGTACGGCAACGTCATCCGCGTCATCCCGAAACACCTCGACATCAACGTCGACTTCTGCTCGTGGAAGCGCCCGAAGGTGTTCGACCTCGTGCAGAGCGCCGGAATCGACGAGGAAGAGATGCGCAAGGTATTCAACCTCGGCATCGGCTTCGTATTCATAATAGACCCGAAAGACCTGAAAACGCTCGAAGAAGCTCTAGAAAAGCTCGGCGAGCATCCGGCCGTCATCGGCGAGGTCATCAAATGCAGCGCGCCCCGCGAATAG
- the purH gene encoding bifunctional phosphoribosylaminoimidazolecarboxamide formyltransferase/IMP cyclohydrolase: MQRAPRIAILISGTGTNMHAILNAIRDGELEAVPAFVGSDNSAAKGLKTAAELGVPTRVFSYKNLGKADAEEAIALAVEEAGADWIVLAGFMRILSPEFVRRFAGRIINIHPALLPLFPGAHGIRDAWDAGVPETGVTVHIVDEEVDHGPILAQEKVRREPDDTIETLEAKIHAVEHKLYKKTLKEFFEKNPANPKWRLGMLETKKALISVWDKTGALELAKGLAAHGYEIVSSSGTAKYLEEGGVKVTEVVDLTGVPAILGGRVKTLHPTIMGGILARRGLAQDDEDRAKFNIPLIDVVVCTLYPFEQTAKSGADLDQLIEKIDIGGVSLIRAAAKNYYHVAVVTDIADYARVLEELEQKQEFTLEFKQELALKAFRATSSYDAVIYRGLCRELGVEEKVSDDKIIPLRMEQELRYGENPHQKAALFMPPLEHRPFEQLSGKELSFNNLLDLDTLLRGCSVFQDVCACTIVKHTTPCGTAYGSTPLEAFRKALACDPVSAFGGIIGLTRAVDMETAEAITETFFEIVAAPGFEEGVAEYFAEKKHNLRVLKILPGYAPKFQISANRCGWLIEEDKLPALPKETEGTWHGTPRPELWDDIVFAWKTAAITKSNAIVLVKDGAAVGIGGGFTNRVDAAEYAIKMAKGKAEGSVMASDAFFPFPDSIELAAKAGVRAVIEPGGSIRDEEVFKKAEELGLSLFVGGSRTFRH, translated from the coding sequence ATGCAGCGCGCCCCGCGAATAGCGATACTCATATCCGGCACGGGCACCAACATGCACGCCATCCTCAACGCTATAAGGGACGGCGAGCTGGAGGCCGTGCCGGCCTTCGTCGGCAGCGACAACTCGGCGGCGAAAGGGCTGAAGACGGCGGCGGAGCTCGGAGTGCCGACGCGCGTCTTCTCATACAAGAATTTAGGCAAAGCCGATGCGGAAGAGGCTATAGCCCTCGCAGTGGAAGAGGCCGGAGCGGACTGGATAGTCCTAGCCGGCTTCATGCGCATACTCTCGCCGGAGTTCGTGCGCCGCTTCGCGGGACGCATCATAAACATACATCCCGCGCTGCTGCCCCTCTTCCCCGGCGCGCACGGCATCCGCGACGCATGGGACGCCGGCGTGCCTGAGACCGGCGTGACAGTCCACATAGTGGACGAAGAAGTCGACCACGGCCCGATACTCGCCCAGGAAAAGGTCAGACGCGAGCCGGACGACACGATAGAAACGCTCGAGGCGAAGATACACGCCGTCGAGCACAAGCTTTATAAAAAAACGCTGAAAGAATTTTTTGAAAAGAATCCCGCAAACCCGAAATGGAGGCTTGGAATGTTGGAAACTAAAAAAGCGCTTATCTCAGTATGGGACAAGACCGGAGCGCTCGAACTCGCCAAAGGTCTCGCCGCCCACGGATACGAGATAGTATCAAGCTCCGGCACGGCGAAATATCTTGAAGAGGGCGGCGTCAAGGTCACAGAAGTCGTAGACCTCACCGGCGTACCCGCGATACTCGGCGGCAGGGTCAAAACGCTCCACCCGACGATAATGGGCGGCATACTCGCCAGACGCGGCCTCGCGCAGGACGACGAAGACCGTGCGAAATTCAACATCCCTCTCATCGACGTAGTCGTCTGCACGCTCTATCCGTTCGAACAAACCGCGAAAAGCGGAGCCGATCTCGACCAGCTCATAGAAAAAATAGACATAGGCGGTGTATCGCTCATCCGCGCGGCTGCGAAGAACTACTACCACGTGGCCGTAGTGACCGACATCGCGGACTACGCACGCGTGCTCGAAGAGCTTGAGCAGAAGCAGGAATTCACGCTCGAATTCAAACAGGAGCTCGCGCTCAAAGCATTCCGAGCAACATCCTCCTACGACGCGGTGATATACCGCGGCCTCTGCCGCGAGCTCGGCGTCGAAGAGAAAGTCTCAGACGACAAAATCATCCCGCTCCGTATGGAGCAGGAGCTCCGTTACGGCGAAAACCCGCACCAGAAGGCCGCGCTCTTCATGCCTCCGCTCGAACATCGCCCGTTCGAGCAGCTCTCCGGCAAAGAGCTCTCCTTCAACAACCTGCTCGACCTCGACACGCTGCTGCGCGGCTGCTCCGTGTTCCAGGACGTATGCGCCTGCACCATAGTCAAGCACACGACGCCGTGCGGCACGGCCTACGGCTCGACGCCGCTTGAAGCCTTCAGAAAGGCTCTCGCATGCGACCCGGTGTCGGCATTCGGCGGAATAATCGGCCTCACCCGCGCAGTGGACATGGAAACGGCTGAGGCGATAACGGAAACCTTCTTTGAAATCGTCGCAGCGCCCGGCTTCGAAGAGGGCGTCGCGGAATACTTCGCCGAAAAGAAACACAACCTCCGCGTCCTCAAGATACTCCCCGGCTACGCGCCGAAATTCCAGATTTCCGCCAACCGCTGCGGCTGGCTCATAGAAGAGGACAAGCTCCCAGCGCTTCCGAAAGAAACCGAAGGAACCTGGCACGGCACGCCGCGCCCAGAGCTCTGGGACGACATAGTATTCGCCTGGAAAACAGCCGCGATAACCAAGAGCAACGCGATAGTCCTCGTAAAGGACGGCGCGGCCGTCGGAATCGGAGGCGGCTTTACGAACCGCGTAGACGCGGCCGAATACGCGATAAAGATGGCGAAAGGCAAGGCCGAAGGCTCCGTCATGGCCTCAGACGCATTCTTCCCCTTCCCCGACTCGATAGAGCTCGCCGCGAAGGCCGGAGTCCGCGCCGTCATCGAACCGGGCGGATCAATACGCGACGAAGAAGTATTCAAAAAAGCCGAAGAACTCGGCCTCAGCCTGTTCGTCGGCGGCAGCCGCACCTTCCGCCATTAA
- the purD gene encoding phosphoribosylamine--glycine ligase yields the protein MKVMVLGGGGREHAVVHAFSRSKITTELHCCPGNPGIAKLALCHAGDPCDPKAMKDLCTWLGIELVFVGPEAPLVAGTADALREAGILVVGPGASGARLEGSKAFSKTFMKKHGIPTSDFDLCTNLAECEAALKKRSAPYVVKADGLAAGKGAFLPETYDEAVAVCRMMLEEQKLGTAGNIIVVEDYVEGMEMTVLALTDGKTVRILPSSQDHKRALDGDKGNNTGGMGAYSPVPWVDDVFMKKVTDEVLTPTLKGLEADGIPFCGVIYAGIMIKPDGSLSVLEYNVRLGDPETQVVLPAFGGDFGEAALACAKGELCKVEWPGAVRTALGVVMASGGYPEAFEKGYVITGTDEDVPNTFVYHAGTKLDDKGRLVTNGGRVLTVVGLADDLPTARERAYARIAGIHFEKEHHRNDIGDKSLKRGK from the coding sequence ATGAAAGTCATGGTACTAGGCGGCGGCGGACGCGAACACGCCGTAGTGCACGCCTTCTCAAGATCGAAGATAACCACCGAACTCCACTGCTGCCCCGGCAACCCCGGAATAGCGAAGCTCGCGCTCTGCCACGCCGGCGACCCCTGCGACCCAAAAGCCATGAAAGATCTCTGCACGTGGCTCGGCATAGAACTGGTCTTCGTCGGCCCTGAAGCTCCGCTCGTCGCCGGCACCGCCGACGCGCTGCGCGAGGCCGGCATACTCGTCGTAGGCCCCGGAGCATCCGGCGCGCGCCTTGAAGGAAGCAAGGCATTCTCCAAAACATTCATGAAAAAACACGGCATACCGACCTCCGACTTCGACCTCTGCACCAACCTCGCCGAATGCGAAGCGGCGCTCAAAAAACGCAGCGCCCCCTACGTCGTAAAAGCTGACGGGCTCGCGGCCGGCAAAGGCGCCTTCCTGCCCGAAACCTATGACGAAGCCGTCGCTGTCTGCCGCATGATGCTCGAAGAGCAGAAACTCGGAACGGCTGGAAACATTATAGTCGTCGAGGACTACGTCGAAGGCATGGAAATGACAGTCCTCGCCCTCACAGACGGCAAAACCGTGCGCATCCTCCCCTCCAGCCAGGATCATAAACGCGCGCTCGACGGCGACAAAGGAAACAACACCGGCGGCATGGGAGCATACTCGCCAGTCCCGTGGGTAGACGACGTGTTCATGAAAAAAGTCACCGACGAAGTGCTCACGCCGACGCTGAAAGGGCTCGAAGCTGACGGAATACCGTTCTGCGGCGTCATCTACGCAGGCATAATGATAAAACCCGACGGATCCCTCTCCGTACTTGAATACAACGTGCGCCTAGGCGACCCGGAAACGCAGGTCGTCCTCCCCGCCTTCGGCGGAGACTTCGGCGAAGCGGCCCTGGCCTGCGCCAAAGGCGAGCTCTGCAAAGTCGAATGGCCCGGAGCCGTCCGCACCGCGCTCGGCGTCGTCATGGCCTCAGGCGGATACCCCGAAGCCTTTGAAAAAGGCTATGTAATAACCGGAACTGACGAAGACGTCCCCAACACATTCGTCTACCATGCCGGCACGAAGCTCGACGACAAAGGCCGCCTCGTTACAAACGGAGGCCGCGTGCTCACAGTAGTCGGACTCGCGGACGACCTGCCGACGGCGCGCGAACGCGCCTACGCCAGAATCGCCGGCATACATTTTGAAAAAGAACACCACAGAAACGACATCGGCGACAAATCGCTGAAAAGGGGGAAATAA
- the purE gene encoding 5-(carboxyamino)imidazole ribonucleotide mutase, giving the protein MASPKIGIIMGSASDIPVVEKGTPVLDELGIEYEVAIASAHRTPEDVEGYAKKARARGIQALIAVAGLSAALPGVVAAATTLPVIGVPVKGGAIDGMDALLSIAQMPPGVPAASVGLNGAKNACLMAARIVAAADCELTKKLEAYAAKESQKVRDSRKKLENLPAAPDEAY; this is encoded by the coding sequence ATGGCATCTCCGAAAATCGGCATAATAATGGGGTCCGCCTCCGACATTCCAGTCGTCGAGAAAGGGACACCGGTCCTTGACGAACTCGGCATAGAATACGAAGTTGCGATAGCCTCCGCTCACCGCACTCCAGAGGACGTCGAAGGCTACGCGAAAAAAGCCCGCGCCCGCGGCATACAGGCTCTTATAGCCGTCGCCGGCCTCTCCGCCGCGCTTCCCGGCGTAGTCGCAGCGGCGACCACTCTCCCCGTCATAGGCGTCCCGGTAAAAGGCGGCGCGATCGACGGCATGGACGCGCTCCTTTCCATAGCGCAGATGCCTCCAGGAGTTCCGGCTGCCTCCGTCGGCCTAAACGGCGCGAAAAACGCCTGCCTCATGGCGGCCAGAATTGTAGCCGCTGCCGACTGCGAGCTAACCAAAAAGCTCGAAGCCTACGCCGCCAAAGAATCCCAGAAAGTCCGCGACAGCCGCAAAAAACTAGAAAACCTCCCCGCCGCCCCGGACGAAGCGTATTAA